The following proteins are co-located in the Schistocerca nitens isolate TAMUIC-IGC-003100 chromosome 2, iqSchNite1.1, whole genome shotgun sequence genome:
- the LOC126236503 gene encoding BUD13 homolog isoform X2 → MSVNALSQKEYLKKYLSSGSDDKKKKKKKKNSKSTDDRFRIVDDDIDIKNMRPLDDDEIELYNLAEDAPQIAGIIDERPEEVKRLEQFGTKRWKVVADEDGLDDVKITAIDIKPAVTKKPKYNGSSEEVSDRNNSKKKETLQNEIIRNSSELDDSAAPKKNNKLSRTNENYSDADISPPHAKLKKTVHRSDNDSDASPPRKGQKSREFQMPSKDKEKVQEKPHVDYSGRLKKLSATEKVQHSRKYDSDESPPRKSQKSNSDEYSLQRSRNQSDSDVSPPRRSNQQQDSDESPPRKVRKDFIDRSSPHRVRKPGADESPQGRPVKYCRSPPKQRERQHASESPPRKVKQHQTSSQGRHRKQYPDERTAQRSRYQQGSEQSSRKKHKQQLPDGSTEGSSKHRESPSRTTKRYSSPSRATKNHSDIIGSSQRKNIDQYNVEKGHQNSVKKHDFELIRNRKFDQKSPAKKFYNRNERSKSPESRSNQKSIGFDSASKFMKDTADNLHKSHSSEKTHSKYKDKNSVNRQHSRDSVSPSRNYGEPSRWKRRQNSPSGRNKSDNDSDASPPRKYSQVKSSSKKSFETDGQETRATKTRDTFPERSRNESKDTSHRKIKQDGSSDTRSRRENSDTRNSPGRAKKGNAKMLDGMKAGLQSKDELKKEIQDFQEREREMFAQFQLCWLILLCS, encoded by the exons ATTCCGCATTGTGGATGATGACATCGACATAAAGAATATGCGACCACTAGATGATGATGAAATCGAGCTGTACAACTTAGCAGAAGATGCTCCACAAATTGCAGGAATAATTGATGAGCGTCCTGAAGAAGTTAAAAGATTGGAACAATTTGGGACAAAGCGGTGGAAAGTTGTAGCTGATGAGGATGGTCTTGATGATGTAAAAATCACAGCCATTGACATAAAACCAGCAGTTACAAAAAAGCCAAAGTATAATGGAAGTTCAGAAGAAGTTAGTGACCGTAACAACTCTAAGAAGAAAGAAACATTACAGAATGAAATTATAAGAAATTCCAGCGAGTTAGATGATTCAGCAGCACCAAAAAAGAACAACAAATTGTCAAGGACTAACGAAAACTATAGTGATGCAGATATTTCCCCTCCACACGCAAAATTGAAAAAAACTGTACATAGAAGTGATAATGACTCTGATGCATCCCCTCCAAGGAAAGGGCAAAAGTCTCGTGAGTTTCAAATGCCCTCGAAGGACAAGGAGAAAGTTCAGGAGAAACCCCATGTTGATTACTCTGGAAGACTGAAAAAACTGAGTGCAACTGAAAAAGTGCAACACTCACGGAAATATGATTCAGATGAATCACCACCCAGGAAGTCACAGAAATCGAATTCAGATGAATACTCATTACAGAGATCAAGGAATCAAAGTGATTCAGATGTATCACCTCCTAGGAGATCAAATCAGCAACAGGATTCCGATGAATCTCCTCCAAGAAAAGTAAGGAAAGATTTTATTGACAGATCATCTCCTCATAGAGTTAGAAAGCCAGGAGCAGATGAATCACCACAAGGAAGGCCAGTGAAGTATTGTAGATCACCACCCAAGCAAAGAGAGCGGCAGCATGCTTCTGAATCGCCTCCTAGAAAAGTGAAACAGCATCAAACCAGCAGCCAGGGTAGACATAGGAAGCAGTATCCAGATGAACGCACTGCTCAAAGATCAAGGTACCAACAAGGATCAGAACAGTCTTCTCGCAAGAAACACAAGCAACAGTTACCAGATGGCAGTACAGAGGggagctcaaaacatagagagtcaCCGTCCCGAACTACCAAGAGGTACAGTTCACCCTCAAGAGCAACAAAAAATCATTCTGACATTATTGGGTCATCACAAAGGAAAAATATAGACCAGTACAATGTAGAGAAAGGCCATCAAAACTCGGTGAAGAAACATGACTTTGAGCTCATAAGAAATAGAAAGTTTGACCAAAAATCTCCTGCAAAAAAGTTTTATAACAGAAATGAAAGAAGTAAATCTCCAGAAAGTAGAAGCAATCAGAAGAGTATTGGATTTGATTCTGCAAGTAAATTTATGAAAGATACTGCTGATAACTTGCATAAAAGTCACAGTTCTGAAAAAACTCACTCTAAGTACAAAGACAAAAATTCAGTGAACAGACAACATAGCAGGGATAGTGTATCACCTTCAAGAAATTATGGAGAACCATCACGTTGGAAGCGTAGGCAGAATTCACCTTCTGGTAGAAACAAGTCAGATAATGATTCTGATGCGTCACCCCCTAGGAAGTATTCACAAGTTAAGTCTTCTTCGAAGAAATCTTTTGAAACTGATGGTCAGGAAACCAGAGCAACAAAAACCCGTGACACCTTTCCTGAAAGAAGCAGAAACGAGTCTAAGGATACCTCCCATAGAAAGATAAAGCAGGATGGCAGCAGTGATACAAGGAGCAGGAGAGAAAATTCTGATACCAGAAATAGTCCTGGAAGAGCAAAAAAAGGTAATGCCAAAATGTTAGATGGAATGAAAGCTGGTTTGCAATCCAAAGACGAACTGAAAAAGGAGATTCAAGATTTTCAGGAACGAGAACGTGAAATGTTTGCCCAG TTTCAGCTGTGTTGGTTAATATTACTTTGCAGTTAG